CCTGGAGTCGCATTGAGCATCATCGACGTGGCCGTGGCGATCTTGGCCTGCGGATGCAGGACTGGGGTATCCCGACGCCGGTGGCGCTGGAATGGGCCCGTCCATATCAGGAAAGAGCGACATTTATCGCCAGCGGTGGGCTGCGTAACGGTTTGGACATGATCAAGTCTGTTATACTCGGCGGCTCTCTGTGTGGCCTGGCTGCGCCCTTGCTGAAGCCTGCCATGGAGTCTGCCGAGGCCGTGATTGCCGTGATAGAAGGGGTTAAGCAGGAGTTCACCACCGCGATGTTCTTGCTGGGGGTAACCCGTGTCGAACAGCTCCACCTAAATGATGCCTTGCTTTGGCGCAGGTAACAGGAACTGAGTCTCTATATGAAGGTTGGCATTGAAGATATTTGTTTCTACACCGCCAGTTATTACCTGGACTTGCAGGTATTGGCTGAGGTGCACCAGATAGATGTAGAGAAGTTCTATGCTGGTATCGGGCAAGAGCAGATGAGCATGGCTGCGCCAGACGAGGACATCGTTACTATGGCAGCTGCTGCGGCTCTCCCGGTAGTGGAAGGTCAGGACAAAAGCGCCATCCGTACCCTGCTGTTTGCCAGTGAAAGTGGTATCGATCAGTCCAAATCCGCTGGCGTCTATGTGCATCGCCTGCTGGAGCTGGACCCTGCCTGCCGTGTTGTAGAGTTGAAACAGGCATGTTACAGCGCTACCTCCGCCATCCAGATGGCCTGTGCTCTGGTTGCCCGTCAGCCACAGCAGAAGGTGCTGGTGATTGCCTCCGACATCGCCCGTTATGATCTCGATTCGTCCGGTGAGCCGACGCAGGGCTGTGGTGCCGTGGCGATGCTGATCAGCGCCGATCCTAAAATCATGGAAGTGGAGCCGGTATCCGGGCTCTACACCGAAGATGTGATGGACTTCTGGCGTCCCAACTATCGTGGGACGGCGCTGGTAGATGGCAAGTACTCCACCAAGGTCTACCTGAAGTCACTGAAGCACGCCTGGCTGGATTATCAGCAGCAGGGCGGCCATGCGTTCTCTGAGTTCAACTATTTTTGCTATCACCAGCCTTTTACCCGAATGGCACAAAAGGCCCACAGCCATTTGCTGAAACAGGTTGGTGCCAGTTTGTCCACGGCAGAAGCCGAAGCCCAGATTGCCGATACCCTGAGCTACAACCGCAGTATCGGTAACAGCTACACCGCCTCCATCTATATCGGCCTGACGTCCCTGCTGGAAAATGCACAGCATGACCTGTCCGGTCAGCGTGTCGGCTTCTTCAGCTATGGCTCGGGTTGCGTGGCAGAGCTGTTCTCTGGTGTGGTACAGCCGGGCTATCAGGCTCATCTGCACAAAGACTATCACCAGACTTTGCTTGCCCGTCGTCAGTCAGTGGATTACGCCACTTACCGTCGCCTGTATGACTACCCCAATCCGGTTGATGGCGGCGAGCATGCAATTGCCGCTGAAACTACCGGTCCTTTCCGTCTGGCTGCCATCAGTCAGCACAAGCGTATCTACGAAAAAACAGCATCATGATTCAGGCCAGTGCCCCCGCGAAAGTCATCGTCAGTGGTGATCACTCAGCAGTCTACGGGGCACCTGCTCTGGTAGCCGCCGTCTCTCCCCGTGCCCGAGTACGACTGGCTAAAGTCGACTCTCCGGTCGTGCGCCTGCATGCCGATGGCGAAACCACCGAGCTGACCGTGGCAGAGACGCTGGAGCTGCAGGAAGAGCTGGACGAGCTGCACGATGCCTTTATGGAAGGTGAGATTCGCGTTGACGAGATTATGGAGTCAGGCCGCGAGCTGTTCTTCTATACCATGGCGCAGTGGCTGCAACCTGATGCTCGCAGCGGCGTTGAGCTGTGGCTGGAGTCCGATATCCCGGTCAGCAGTGGTTTGGGCTCGTCTGCTGCAACCATCGCGGCGGCATGCAAGGCTGCAGGGGAGTTCTTCGGCGAACCCTTTGAAGACAATGATGCGCTGATCGCACTGGTCAAATTTATAGAACGTCTGCAACACGGCCGTGGCAGTGCCATGGATGCATCTGCTGTGGTGACCGGCGGCGTGATTCGCCTGATTGATGGCAAAGTCATGCCCAGTGCACCGCTGGATGCTGACTGGTGGGTGGTGTTTACCGGTAAGGCCGCCTGTTCCACCGGTGAGTGCGTGGCCAGAGTGCGTGAGCGTTTTGCCACATCGCCTGTCTGGCAGGATTTTGCTGAGGTCACCCGCAGTATGACGGCGGCGCTGGCAGAGCAGAACGAAGCGTACCTGCAGGCT
This Pokkaliibacter sp. MBI-7 DNA region includes the following protein-coding sequences:
- a CDS encoding hydroxymethylglutaryl-CoA synthase, encoding MKVGIEDICFYTASYYLDLQVLAEVHQIDVEKFYAGIGQEQMSMAAPDEDIVTMAAAAALPVVEGQDKSAIRTLLFASESGIDQSKSAGVYVHRLLELDPACRVVELKQACYSATSAIQMACALVARQPQQKVLVIASDIARYDLDSSGEPTQGCGAVAMLISADPKIMEVEPVSGLYTEDVMDFWRPNYRGTALVDGKYSTKVYLKSLKHAWLDYQQQGGHAFSEFNYFCYHQPFTRMAQKAHSHLLKQVGASLSTAEAEAQIADTLSYNRSIGNSYTASIYIGLTSLLENAQHDLSGQRVGFFSYGSGCVAELFSGVVQPGYQAHLHKDYHQTLLARRQSVDYATYRRLYDYPNPVDGGEHAIAAETTGPFRLAAISQHKRIYEKTAS
- a CDS encoding mevalonate kinase, giving the protein MIQASAPAKVIVSGDHSAVYGAPALVAAVSPRARVRLAKVDSPVVRLHADGETTELTVAETLELQEELDELHDAFMEGEIRVDEIMESGRELFFYTMAQWLQPDARSGVELWLESDIPVSSGLGSSAATIAAACKAAGEFFGEPFEDNDALIALVKFIERLQHGRGSAMDASAVVTGGVIRLIDGKVMPSAPLDADWWVVFTGKAACSTGECVARVRERFATSPVWQDFAEVTRSMTAALAEQNEAYLQAAIRENHRLLVKIGVVPKLIDGFIAEIEALGGAAKVCGAGSIRGDNAGVVLVRGVNPTELAARHGFKCTTITGEHDGVRLE